In the genome of bacterium, one region contains:
- a CDS encoding ABC transporter substrate-binding protein, whose protein sequence is MAPLRTSYGPRGTTTFSGFIHRPAGTRWEPNPDLAFPGSRQFLEDFKAAYSTVPSCHAATAYASGVILEKAVRKAGGLDRKGINEALSTLDTMSLIGR, encoded by the coding sequence GTGGCGCCTCTTCGGACAAGCTATGGGCCCAGGGGCACGACAACGTTTTCGGGGTTTATACACCGGCCAGCCGGTACACGGTGGGAACCAAACCCGGACCTGGCTTTTCCCGGGTCACGCCAGTTCCTGGAGGATTTCAAAGCCGCCTACTCAACTGTTCCCTCCTGCCACGCCGCAACCGCCTATGCCTCCGGGGTCATCCTTGAGAAAGCAGTCCGCAAGGCGGGAGGTCTCGACAGGAAAGGGATCAATGAAGCCCTGTCCACCCTGGACACAATGAGCCTTATCGGGCGTTAA
- a CDS encoding V-type ATP synthase subunit D, translating into MSAPATRTNLMEFRARKQLVLAGVDLLKSKREALIRDFFRIVDTIMNSREVMARDVLKSMTMAGLARSFAGSQGMSAAALSARRQIPISLREVNIWGIRIPEIHFTSLRRTPEARGMLPMDTSPYILETAEKYEKLLETLLRTASEEIRLKRLGEEIRKVSRRINALDQTVIPSLTNRIHAIQETLQEREREDIFRLKHIKHLRTGEPGQWQDHRE; encoded by the coding sequence ATGAGCGCACCGGCCACCAGGACGAACCTCATGGAGTTCAGGGCGAGAAAACAGCTGGTCCTTGCGGGGGTCGATCTGCTCAAGAGCAAGAGGGAGGCGCTCATAAGGGATTTTTTTCGCATCGTTGATACCATCATGAACAGCAGGGAGGTCATGGCGCGGGACGTTCTGAAATCCATGACCATGGCCGGGCTGGCCAGATCTTTCGCGGGCAGCCAGGGAATGAGCGCCGCAGCCCTCTCGGCCAGGAGACAGATCCCCATAAGCCTCCGTGAGGTCAACATCTGGGGGATCCGCATTCCGGAGATCCATTTTACCTCCCTCAGGAGGACGCCCGAGGCGAGGGGGATGCTTCCCATGGACACCTCCCCCTACATCCTCGAAACAGCGGAAAAATACGAAAAACTCCTCGAGACGCTGCTGCGAACCGCAAGCGAGGAAATAAGACTCAAGAGGCTCGGGGAAGAGATCCGCAAAGTCAGTCGCCGGATCAACGCCCTGGACCAGACAGTCATCCCTTCCCTTACCAACCGCATACACGCCATACAGGAGACCCTCCAGGAGAGGGAACGGGAGGATATATTCCGCCTCAAGCACATAAAGCACCTAAGAACCGGGGAACCCGGCCAGTGGCAGGATCATCGCGAGTAA
- a CDS encoding GFA family protein, which produces MSEPNHTGSCLCGAVRYEIHSELAGVACCHCSKCRTFHGHFAAYVLTTVDDLKIIEDSGLKWFRSITDETPSVYRGFCSDCGSSLFWDPRGEDRIAVAAGSLDEPTGLKTLGHSWISQKGDYYEINDDLPRFIEGWGKK; this is translated from the coding sequence ATGTCTGAACCCAACCACACTGGCAGCTGCCTCTGCGGAGCCGTGCGCTACGAGATACACAGCGAACTCGCAGGTGTCGCCTGCTGTCACTGCTCCAAGTGCCGTACTTTCCACGGCCATTTCGCCGCCTACGTCCTCACGACAGTGGATGATCTGAAGATCATCGAAGACAGCGGTCTGAAGTGGTTCCGTTCCATCACGGACGAGACCCCCAGCGTCTACAGAGGGTTCTGCAGCGATTGCGGTTCCTCCCTGTTCTGGGATCCCCGGGGAGAAGACAGGATCGCCGTCGCGGCCGGCTCCCTGGATGAACCGACTGGCCTTAAAACGCTGGGACACTCCTGGATCAGCCAGAAGGGGGATTACTACGAGATCAACGACGATCTGCCCAGGTTTATTGAAGGGTGGGGAAAGAAATGA